ATCGTTTCTCTACTACTGCACTCAAACTAGATCAAATGCTCATTATGTACATAGAGTGTTAATGGTTCCGATATGTGCACATTGGAATACATCGACGTATCGATAGTGCCGTCTATTGTTCTTCTACCGCCTCCGAAATTCCACGAAATTAATGAAAATATGTCCGGGTCCGAAGATGATGACTGGTTTACAAAGGATGACGATGAGATTGAGCAGAGCTTCCAGCATCAGGTGAAGCACCAGGATGAGCagaaagaggaggaggagcaaaTATTTTGCCGCGACGCCGTAGGTAAGCGAACCCCTTGAGGGGAAAGTCCCTTAGTTGAACGATTTGCTATTTGTGGCGGCCTCTTTCAGTGGCAGACGGTTTGAAACATCTTGACCTGGACTTGACCTTTACCAAGGCGCCGGGTCGTTTTGCAACAATTGAACTATCCAAGGCTCTGAAAATGTTGCCCCTGGATATGTTTCTCTATTTCATGTCGGACGACCGCGATTTGTTTGGGGCTCAACTTGCCGGCAATGACAGCGTGAAGCGTCTGTCCATACTTTTGGAAGCTCTCAAATCGATCTGCCAGCTGGAGCTGGGCGGATTCGATGACCAGTTCTTGTCCGCCTTCTCCAAGCAGACGGTCATCTTCAATTCGTTCCGCCGTTTTGCCCTGGCGCTCTCTGCAAACGCTTCGCACAGCAAATGCGATGCAGAATCTGAGCAGATTTTGAAGAACATGATATGGCTGATGGTACGAGCAAAAAAGATCGGAGTTCTTGGACAACAGGGCTACGAATTGGTGGGAATCTGCAAGAAGCTGATCTCAGAGAGCAAGCTGCCCCAGCTGCTAGCCACCGACTTGAGTCAAGAGCTACAGGTGTTTACAGACACACTGCCAGCCTTGGTTAACGTTAAGGGCGAAATCTATCCAACGGTAGACAGGCTGCTGCTGGGTAACGTGGAACCAACCAATTCACCTGCACCATCTGCGTTGAGTAAAGTGGCGGACTATCTAAGAACACAGCGTCACATACTGCAGCAGGATTTCTTCGTTCCTTTAGAGGAATTCGTTCAGTTTCTACGAGCAGGATGCAATCTCGATGGTCTGGAGGAGCAGGGTCTACTCTGGCGAAGTACACAACTTAGTTTGAATCCGGAATTTGTGGAGGCGCAACGACACAGCCTGCTTTTCCTTAATTTATGTCCTGTCGCCGACTCAAAGAAGATAAAGATTAATACAAAATTGATGGAGAACTTCAAAACGGGTGCTTTGCTGTGCCTGACCACTAGCTTGGACTTTGAGAACCTCATTCTGTGCACCGTTGGCTACACAAAGCCGGACAAGCTGAAAGATGGCCTTGTAAGTGATAACAGAATGTTGTTCCCATATTAGATCTAATCATATGTGTAATCCCCAGCTGAGTGTGGAGATTGTAAGACAACATAATATTGGCAATATCTACGAGCGACCGCTGATCATGTTTCAGACGCCCGTGTTCTTTGAGCCTTATGTTCGGGTGCATAATTACTTGAGCACTTGCAGCACAGAGATTCCAATGCGTCGCTACATTGTGGATGGACAGGCAAGTGGCAAATATACGAAAGAATATTCTCAACTTAAagatatatatgtacttgCAGATTGATATACGGCCGCCAGCTTACATTAAACCTAATGTTCAGCTCACGTATAATCGAAAACCGTTTAGGCCGGCACTGCCACCGCAGGATTTGCCTTTAAATGACAGGCAGATGGGTGCATTTAAATCGGCCTACACCAACGAGTTTTGCATTATACAAGGCCCGCCTGGCACAGGCAAAACGCACGTTTCTGTGGAGCTGGTGAACAGTCTTATACAAAACGCCAAAGTGTTGTGCACTGGACCCATCATTGTACTGACCTACACGAACGATTCGTTGGACAAGTTTCTGGTAAAGGCATCCAAATACACAAAGGAAATACTGCGCTTCGGTTGCCAGACGCGCGATCCAGAAATAGCCAAATTCAATGCCAATCAATTGCTTGATCCGGATCTGGTGCCGCCCCTACTGAAGCGCGTGTGGTGGCTGGTCAACACTGAATACAAGGAACAGTTCCAGCGCCTTCAAACGCTGTATGCCAACTTTGATGGCAGCGAGAAGAGCTATCAGGAGACTCTGATCGGAcaggagcagctgcagcaggtGTCCGAGAAACTGGACACCGTACGCATCATCTTTCAGTATTATTTGGCGCGGGACAAAGATCTGCTGGCCATGACCACCACGTGCGCGGCTCGCTTGAACTTTCTATTTCGTCTGCTGAAATCCAAATGTTTTATGTTCGAGGAGGCAGCCGAGATTCAGGAGGCACACATATTAGCCTGCCTCACGCCCCATACGGAGCATGTTATCCTCGTGGGAGATCACAAGCAACTTCAGCCCTTCACTGGCTGCAGCCAGCTACCGCAAGTCTCTCTCTTTGAGCGCCTCATCGCTAAGGGCCTGCCCTACTCTCTGCTCAATGTCCAGTACCGAATGCGTCCGTGCATTTCAAGCCTTCTGGTGCCCAGTATCTATGAGGAGCTACTGTGCGCGGACTCTGTGATGGCATACGAGGATATCCGCCTCATGGACAAGAACTTGTTCTTTTTGCAGCACAATCAACCGGAGAAATCGCAGCTGGATATGTCCTTTGAGAATCTGCACGAGGCCAAGGAGCTGGCTAAGCTGACGGAATTCCTTCTGGAAAATGCCAAATACGAGGCCAGTGATATCGTGATACTCTCACCCAACAATGCCCAAGTGAAACGCATCAAGAAAACGGTTCGTAAAGAGACCTCGCCCTTAACTTTTTTCTAATCCTTTCCCATTATTTTGAAGCTGCCGATGAAATATAAAATAGGCCCAAACAGGGTGCAAGTGTCGAGCGTGGATAGTTTCCAGGGTCTGGAGGCGAACATTGTGCTGCTATCGCTGGTGCGCAGCAATCCGACCGGCCATATAGGGTTTCTGGCTAAGCCGAATCGTGCTTGTGTAGCTCTTTCCCGAGCACGCTGGGCACTGTACATGATCGGGAACATGGAGACATTGCAGCAGGGCAACTCGGAGCTGTGGTCCGCGATAGCCGAACGTTTGGAGGAAACCAATGCCATAGGCGATGCATTTCCTATCGTAGATCGCTctacaaaataaaacaaagttCGTTATACATTTGATTCTTGGTTTTATTCGTATGTATGTACGCATGAGGGGGCGGGGTTTCTCTGAATGAAGATGGCCTGCCCATGTGCGCCTCGTATCAATCAGATTTACATATAGTTATATTATTTGTTGAAACTTTGATATTGAATTGTTGTTGAATGCTTGAATTTTACATTGTTTATGGTAGGTAGTGGTACTTATGGAGATGGGGCTTGGTTGATTGATTGATTCTATAGGTAGACATTTATCCCATACCACACACGACACTTATGGATTAACGATATAgtattgtatgtacatatatctactTAAAAGTAGCTACCAGCTCTCTTCAGGTCTACAATATGTGGACGTTtaagcaaacacacacaaaaagtaGAGGTATGCTCGGGATCGCTGTTTTGTTTCTACATTCAATACACATTGAGGAATTGGGGTTTCTTGGTTGTGGGATGGCCCAACAAGTATATCTATACACATAATCTTGCATATCTTGTATCTCTATATAGTAGGGTTTACTTTGTCCATTTTTCCCATTTTGATTATTCTTCTGTTTGGTTAAAACCTTTTGTCAAAAAACGGTCCATTAATTAATTCTGCTTATTTTCCTTCTTGTTTAATTTTTTACAATATtttatgttttgtttttttttaccttTTACTTATAGTTTAGGTTTGTTTTTGctatttttgtttgtgtttagCTCTTTCTATTTCTCTTACGATCTACGACTGTTAAATGAAACATTTGGCTTACATTTATGCTCGGTTTTTCGGGTGTTACAAGAACTAAACAATGTACACAGATCGATCATAACTTTAAATGTAATTTATTCGATGGGGAAAATGTGTTTatgtttgtgtatgtgtggtgtgtgtgtgtgttgtgtgaatgtgataaaaccaaaaaagaaaGGCGAGGGCGGGGGCGGGGCGCGGTTGTCAGAAGAGGATCAGCAAGTAAGTTAAATACCTCCAATTACGAGCTACGATCATactttgatttttgtttttttttttttttgtattgcATTGGTAACGCGCTTTGCGAACCAGCGCACAAAGGAGCGAGGCCTCTACAACGTCGTCAACTTATAACTTATTGGGTTTTTGTGATCGGATGATCGGGGCTTGGATGGGTATGGGGTTATCTAATCTTTTTAACGTACATAACTAAAACTGAATCTTGTTGCGGACAGAGCGCCACGTCAATTGTGGGTGCGGCAGGTGATCGTGGATTGGCTGTCTCTCTTCATGGCGGTGGTGGCTGCTTGTCAGTTGGTGCGGCTGCTGTTACAGGAGGTACCTTTCTTTGTGCCACTATGCgatggctgtgactgtggctgtgactgtggctgccgctgccactgccactgttgCTGCGTCCCCTGTAACTGCTGCCGTGGATATTATTTACCGCACTGTTGCTGTTGACGACGCCGGcgacaccaccaccactaccACTGCTCCCACTTGCTCCTCCTCCGACTGTGGCTGCTGTCCGTGTAGTTGTCGTTGTCATCATGGTGGGTCTGCCGCGTCTATTCTATTGCTACCGTCTGTTGATCAACCCGTTGGGAGGCGCCTGGCTGGCCGTGTGCATCAACTCCAGTTCAACGAGCAGCGGAAAATGATCGGAGGGTATGTGCGGATGGGGACATCCCACCACCTTGTTCTCGCGCAGCCAATCATTTGAGACGGGCCCAAGCAGACCCAGAGGCACCATTCCCGTCTTCGTATAGAATATGTAGTCGATGATGCCTTTGAAATCGAACGTGTAGTTAGTGTGCGGCATGATATCTTCGCTGTAGGCGGAGGCCAGTTTGAAGGAATGCGTGAACTCGTTGGTGTCGTTCGAAAGCAGGCGCTGCAGGCACGACTTGTAGCCCATGTCCTTAAAGTCCAGATGGTCCATGGAGACCCGTCCCTTGCCCAGATACTCAACCACCCCGGAGTCGGGTAGCGAATTGAAGTCGCCGCAGAGCAGTAGCTGAACACTGTTCGAGTCGTTCTTGTGTCCCGGTCTGAAGCTGTGCGAGGCCTCGTCAATTATCGTCTTGAGCTCATTGCTGAGCATCATCGTCTGGATGAGCTTGACATCACAAAATTCCGGATCCCAGTGGATGTGCGCCGTGCAGACGAGCAGCGGCTGTGAGATCTGTGTCACCTCGGACATCGGCTCCCAAGCATTCTCCTTCACCTTGAGCAGAGCGGCCAGACCAATGTTGTCCTTGGGCATCACACGGTTCAGCATGTTATCCGATCCCTCTGCATTGGCCATCGCCAGCTGGTTAAATTCGATCAAGTGCTCCTTGATCAAGGTAAATCTGCAAGCGAATCATACTTTAGCCTCTTCCAATCATTCCATTTTCTTCAGCCAATACTCACTTTGAGGCCCTGAAGAATATTGCACACCCATCGACATACTTCCGCTCTACCTCGGACATTGTCTTGGCACGCGACTTGGGCGAGAATATGCCCTCGTAGCCATCGTTCTTGAGCTCTGGCAAAAAGAAGTGATAGAACTGCTCCGTCTCTATCTCCTGCAGGCTTATAATATCCGCCGAATAGTGACGGATCTCGTCGATGATTGACTTTTTTCGATAATCCCAGCACAGGGCCCACGATGGACAGTAGCCGTACATTTGCCGTGTCGCATATTTATCGCAGAGCACATTGTAGCACATAACCGTGAAAATGCCTGCCAAAAGTGGGAGGGAAAAATATCaattaatatatgtatatatcatCGAATCGGCTAAAGGTAATGTTAAATGCATCCTTAGTAAAGATTCCACATCGAAGCAACGGACTACTTGTTGAAGGTATACCAGGAATAAATAAACGCTGACACATTTTTCGATACATTGGATACATGGTTACCAAAGGTTTCTGCTCCCCAACAACCGCCAACTGGAAGATCCAGGCactaatatatgtatgtatataggtCACACATGAACGAGTAGATATACCATTGATGGTCTGGATAATTGCTGGAAAGGCTTAGCACTATGACTTACAGGCTGGACGCGTTTTGTTCGGCTTGGCCAGGGGCAGCCACGGCCTCTGGGGTGGTGGATTCACGGTAACTGCAAAGGGACAGAGACGAAGGTATTGATATTTGGTGAGTGAAATGCAAAGAGAGTCATTCGATTACGAAGCTAACACCCGAaaatatgtacacacatatgcatatgcatgAATAACATGCACCCAACACCACACATTTGCATACACACACTCGCACGCAGACCTGCCCTCCCCGGATGACACACTTCTACCAGGGTCCATTTCCAGGAGGTGAAACATTCACACAGGTGACTCATTCCCGCTCTCGAGAGTTGCCTAGTCCCCTTGTGCAGTCTAGGAATGCCTCACCTTATATTTATATCCTTGATCTTCATTCTTTCCCAacctctcccccccccccccccccccccccccccccccccccccccccccccccacccacccacccaaaACACACAACGAGATTACAAACGGTGAAAGTGACATGCACAGGCAATCAAATTGCTTCCGCCTTTGGTTCTGTTTGGCCTTTTTGCATTTGCATAAAAGGTGAGCGCGAGAGTGACCAAAAGAGAGAGAAGTGCACTTACAGGTGTTACCTGGATTTCTCCAATTGGCGGTAACATGGGATGACTGGGCCATCGGATGATAGAGAACCTGGCGCGGTTGCGGGGGCGCGAAAGATCTCCGCGCCACACCGCCCCCATTTCTTCTGTTATTATCCGTGGCGTCTATTCCTTCTTACAGCATTTTGAAAAGACGGGGACGGCGAATaaatatttgttttgttttgtcgtTACTGttgcttgctgctgctgcggctgctgctgtttggcGGTTCTATTATGACCAGTTATGCTCCGTTATGTGTGGAACGCGTTCGCTCAGTTGCTAGGCGCGGGCCCTCTCTCCCGCGCGACCTGCCTGCTTGCACTCTCTGGGCTTCTCTCGCGACCTGCTGTCTAGGCGCTCTCTGGGCGCCTCTCACGACCTGGTCTCGGCTGCTTGCTGAAAACTCTCTTGGACTCCTCTCACGACCTGGCAGGCTGGAGCTTGTTGCtgcgctgcttctgcttcttctgctgctgctgcttttgttgttgttattgttttttttttggtttgtttcCAAGAGTCGATGATTGTTTTTGCATTTCTTTTTCCCTCTCTGGTAATTTTGTTTGTGCACAACTACAACGACGACTAAAAACTTTCactttttaataaattttgtgattttttttcataatatgtatgtatgtatgttgcCGCTTGCTGTTTTAGCATTTATTTACTGTTTGGGGGTCTGGGACTTGTATTTTGGTTGTGCTGTTGTAGTTTTTGCTTATATTTTTTTGCCCCTTTAATGACTACATTAACATAATTTTGATGGCATTTTAATTGCAAAACTAGGGGCTCTGTACATTAATAATGcacataattatattatttgATTGGAATTTAAATTGAAACTGCAAGCAAAACACAACAGAAATTACGCAGCACGCAAATGCGTCACCGAAAAAATGCGAAAAGCAAAACAGGATATTCGAGAAGAGAGGAGCAGGGCAGCAATAACGGTAGCTCTCTTCTCTATACGACTGACGGTGGAGGCTAGTGTTGTTTTGCAGTGTTGCTTGTGTGTGTTGGTTGGGTTGCAGTCGAAAACTGATTTAAAATTTTTCAAAAGAATCACAATCACACGTTTCGAGAACTCAAATCTCAATGCCAACTATTTTGTGATGCACAAGTACGAGTATCCCCAAGTATaggttctgctgctgctgttgttgttgttgttgggatAGGAAAAGAGTGAGTGGTGGATATATCCGTATGGTGTGTGGGGGGGTATGGTAAATTATGGAACTTTTACTGGACGCGTGCGCCCGCGCATTCGCTTGGAGCCTAGAGATGGCACCTAAACGGCACCCAACAGGTGTGGGTGGGGGATGAATGGGTAAATAATTTCACCAAATGTATGACTGATTGCCCCACACGACACGacgcacaaacacacacgcacacaaacgAGACATATGGAAAGCAGCGAGTCACGGGGTAACGGGgtgccgaaaaaaaaaacacctttggacgaaattttaaaacaaatttGTTCAACCAGCGAAGCGTGCCATGGAACCATATTTTTGGAGGAAAGTTGTAGTATCCACTCAAAGACAGAACAATGATTCACAGACAAAAGACTCTATTGAACATAACAGTACAGTCTAGCAGACATGTTAAATAAAGCCTTTGATTATACAAATCCCACACTAAACAATGATCAATTATAGAGCCATTAACAATAGTTTTGTGGTTATATAGTTGTGGGGTTCTATGGAAAATGAATCTCTTTAATATACGATTGAAACTACATAATAGGAAATATTACCTAAATAGCACACTACACCATAATGAAAACCTAATTGTTGTGAAACTGAAAGTTTCTCCTACAAAGACGCTTTTTTCGACAGATCAAATCTATATGATATAAAGGGatatgatctttatctgatGAGAATACTCTCCGACAGCTATACTTATTTCCGCTAAAGGATTAATCGAATGGAAACCCAAGAACCATTCGAAAACCAAATTGTAATAGACGTTTATATAGAGACCTCCGTACAAAAAATAGTTTATCCAtaagatatatgtataaatcTAATTAAGTAAGAGTTTGACTCCTCAAGACACTAGACGAAGAGGAAGATTAAGAGATCTATGCAAAACAGATCAATTatattgttgttttttttcgtttGCCTTTCATTAATGCAAGAGTCCCTCCTGCAAGTCACTTTTCTCCAATTCTATCACCACCACGACTTTGAATCTTCTTCCATCCTATGGGAAGACCTTTCTCCATATTTCTTGATCTTAATCTGCGGCTTTTACCCTTCCGTTCTCTTAacctcctgttagatttcgTTGGATGGG
This region of Drosophila miranda strain MSH22 chromosome 2, D.miranda_PacBio2.1, whole genome shotgun sequence genomic DNA includes:
- the LOC108154703 gene encoding CCR4-NOT transcription complex subunit 6 isoform X4, producing MKGNHYKMSRNKDKYDSANRRQQIFLSQEDIAAGKKTNWSGLEITGCVRNISPSLWEFEHLTALYLNDNQLLRLPADVGMLTSLRTLDLSSNKLRSLPAELGELIQLRELLLNNNFLRVLPYEIGKLFHLVILGLMGNPLQKEFMNIYNEPNGTSKLLTYMLDNLSFTVNPPPQRPWLPLAKPNKTRPACIFTVMCYNVLCDKYATRQMYGYCPSWALCWDYRKKSIIDEIRHYSADIISLQEIETEQFYHFFLPELKNDGYEGIFSPKSRAKTMSEVERKYVDGCAIFFRASKFTLIKEHLIEFNQLAMANAEGSDNMLNRVMPKDNIGLAALLKVKENAWEPMSEVTQISQPLLVCTAHIHWDPEFCDVKLIQTMMLSNELKTIIDDNSISKFQQII
- the LOC108154703 gene encoding CCR4-NOT transcription complex subunit 6-like isoform X2; this encodes MKGNHYKMSRNKDKYDSANRRQQIFLSQEDIAAGKKTNWSGLEITGCVRNISPSLWEFEHLTALYLNDNQLLRLPADVGMLTSLRTLDLSSNKLRSLPAELGELIQLRELLLNNNFLRVLPYEIGKLFHLVILGLMGNPLQKEFMNIYNEPNGTSKLLTYMLDNLSCIFTVMCYNVLCDKYATRQMYGYCPSWALCWDYRKKSIIDEIRHYSADIISLQEIETEQFYHFFLPELKNDGYEGIFSPKSRAKTMSEVERKYVDGCAIFFRASKFTLIKEHLIEFNQLAMANAEGSDNMLNRVMPKDNIGLAALLKVKENAWEPMSEVTQISQPLLVCTAHIHWDPEFCDVKLIQTMMLSNELKTIIDEASHSFRPGHKNDSNSVQLLLCGDFNSLPDSGVVEYLGKGRVSMDHLDFKDMGYKSCLQRLLSNDTNEFTHSFKLASAYSEDIMPHTNYTFDFKGIIDYIFYTKTGMVPLGLLGPVSNDWLRENKVVGCPHPHIPSDHFPLLVELELMHTASQAPPNGLINRR
- the LOC108154703 gene encoding CCR4-NOT transcription complex subunit 6 isoform X3, with the translated sequence MAQSSHVTANWRNPGNTFTVNPPPQRPWLPLAKPNKTRPACIFTVMCYNVLCDKYATRQMYGYCPSWALCWDYRKKSIIDEIRHYSADIISLQEIETEQFYHFFLPELKNDGYEGIFSPKSRAKTMSEVERKYVDGCAIFFRASKFTLIKEHLIEFNQLAMANAEGSDNMLNRVMPKDNIGLAALLKVKENAWEPMSEVTQISQPLLVCTAHIHWDPEFCDVKLIQTMMLSNELKTIIDEASHSFRPGHKNDSNSVQLLLCGDFNSLPDSGVVEYLGKGRVSMDHLDFKDMGYKSCLQRLLSNDTNEFTHSFKLASAYSEDIMPHTNYTFDFKGIIDYIFYTKTGMVPLGLLGPVSNDWLRENKVVGCPHPHIPSDHFPLLVELELMHTASQAPPNGLINRR
- the LOC108154703 gene encoding CCR4-NOT transcription complex subunit 6 isoform X1 — protein: MKGNHYKMSRNKDKYDSANRRQQIFLSQEDIAAGKKTNWSGLEITGCVRNISPSLWEFEHLTALYLNDNQLLRLPADVGMLTSLRTLDLSSNKLRSLPAELGELIQLRELLLNNNFLRVLPYEIGKLFHLVILGLMGNPLQKEFMNIYNEPNGTSKLLTYMLDNLSFTVNPPPQRPWLPLAKPNKTRPACIFTVMCYNVLCDKYATRQMYGYCPSWALCWDYRKKSIIDEIRHYSADIISLQEIETEQFYHFFLPELKNDGYEGIFSPKSRAKTMSEVERKYVDGCAIFFRASKFTLIKEHLIEFNQLAMANAEGSDNMLNRVMPKDNIGLAALLKVKENAWEPMSEVTQISQPLLVCTAHIHWDPEFCDVKLIQTMMLSNELKTIIDEASHSFRPGHKNDSNSVQLLLCGDFNSLPDSGVVEYLGKGRVSMDHLDFKDMGYKSCLQRLLSNDTNEFTHSFKLASAYSEDIMPHTNYTFDFKGIIDYIFYTKTGMVPLGLLGPVSNDWLRENKVVGCPHPHIPSDHFPLLVELELMHTASQAPPNGLINRR
- the LOC117185898 gene encoding NFX1-type zinc finger-containing protein 1-like — translated: MCTLEYIDVSIVPSIVLLPPPKFHEINENMSGSEDDDWFTKDDDEIEQSFQHQVKHQDEQKEEEEQIFCRDAVVADGLKHLDLDLTFTKAPGRFATIELSKALKMLPLDMFLYFMSDDRDLFGAQLAGNDSVKRLSILLEALKSICQLELGGFDDQFLSAFSKQTVIFNSFRRFALALSANASHSKCDAESEQILKNMIWLMVRAKKIGVLGQQGYELVGICKKLISESKLPQLLATDLSQELQVFTDTLPALVNVKGEIYPTVDRLLLGNVEPTNSPAPSALSKVADYLRTQRHILQQDFFVPLEEFVQFLRAGCNLDGLEEQGLLWRSTQLSLNPEFVEAQRHSLLFLNLCPVADSKKIKINTKLMENFKTGALLCLTTSLDFENLILCTVGYTKPDKLKDGLLSVEIVRQHNIGNIYERPLIMFQTPVFFEPYVRVHNYLSTCSTEIPMRRYIVDGQIDIRPPAYIKPNVQLTYNRKPFRPALPPQDLPLNDRQMGAFKSAYTNEFCIIQGPPGTGKTHVSVELVNSLIQNAKVLCTGPIIVLTYTNDSLDKFLVKASKYTKEILRFGCQTRDPEIAKFNANQLLDPDLVPPLLKRVWWLVNTEYKEQFQRLQTLYANFDGSEKSYQETLIGQEQLQQVSEKLDTVRIIFQYYLARDKDLLAMTTTCAARLNFLFRLLKSKCFMFEEAAEIQEAHILACLTPHTEHVILVGDHKQLQPFTGCSQLPQVSLFERLIAKGLPYSLLNVQYRMRPCISSLLVPSIYEELLCADSVMAYEDIRLMDKNLFFLQHNQPEKSQLDMSFENLHEAKELAKLTEFLLENAKYEASDIVILSPNNAQVKRIKKTLPMKYKIGPNRVQVSSVDSFQGLEANIVLLSLVRSNPTGHIGFLAKPNRACVALSRARWALYMIGNMETLQQGNSELWSAIAERLEETNAIGDAFPIVDRSTK